The genomic window GCTGGTGTAGGCTGTACGCGTTGCTCGTTCGATAAGCCGGCTGTATGAATTCGAGCGGTGATACCTACCGCTAAGCTGCTAGTCGAGGGGTTACTTCTTCTTTATCTCAAAGTAGAACGAACTGGTGGCTTCCCCTTCTTTCACATCGGTGGCCCTTCCACTAAAGGTTATTCTATTCTCATACACCGTTGCATCAAACCAGCCAACTTCTTTCCCCTGGTAGGTAAAGACCAGTTTACCAGTTTGCGCATCAATTTTCCATCCGTGTGAGACGGTCGTTGAACCCAACGTTTTTGTATAGGTGCCTGTGGCGCAGTTGTAGGTCTGCATCTCATCCACCGTGCTTCTCGTCGTTGTTCCAACAATAAATGGGTCAATGCCACTGAACGTGTAGGTGCCGCTGACTATTCTGTCTTTGTCATATACGCCAGCAGGATAGCATGCTTTATTGCCTCTGTCCTGGAATTGGAAAAAGTCAGATCCGGCCGGTTGGTAGGCCGTTAAATTCCAAGTTCCCTCTGCTACCAGAAGCGCCCCAAGGCCAGTGGTGGCCGTGAACACAGTAGGTGCGCCATATACAGGTGTGCCGTCCGCTTTTTTGACTATGGCCTCCACCTTCTGGTCCCCTGACGCACCCACCTTCAAGGTCCATGTTGTCTGGGCGATACCTTGTGCGTTCGTGATGGATTTGCCTGAACTTAGACTTCCACCCCCCAACTTTACGCTCCACTCTACTTCAATAAAGGCCAATCGTTTACCATCTTCATCTATGACCTTCACCTGCAAGGGTTTTGCAAGTGCTTCACCGGGCTTGCCCGACTGGTTATTACCGTCTTCGAGAAAGACAGCAAAGGGTTGCACAGGCTGGAATACCGCATTTACAGTCTTGGTTTTGCTCCTGCCAATTCCGCTCTGCGTGTATTCAATATCATAGGTAAAGGGCCTGTCCTGCAAGCCGACCGCTTCTCTAGTGGCCGTAACATCGAATCCACCCGCGCTATTAAGAGTATATGCAAGTTTGATGCTTGGGTCCGAAACGTTCCTGAATACGGCCTTGGCAGGATTCAAAGTAATTTCTTTGACGGTAGATTGGGCCTTTATCGGGTTCGTATACGGCGGCAAGTCCATGCTGGCACTGCTAAAGATGCTCTTTACCTTATTGGTAATAGTGACGAGACCATTGTACCAATTCTCCAGCTTCGTTACTTTCTCAAAAAGCGCGGCAAAGGCTGCCTTATCCGCTTGATTTAGGTTGCGGAAAGACCCAACTGGGTTTAGTTTTTGCAATTTTCCCCCGATAAACTTCAGGCTTGGTGGGGTTTTTACTTCTTCGATTAGGGCCTTTAATTCTCCTATATTCTTGGCCTCACTCTTTGCAATAACAATACAAGCAAGGTTCGTTGCGACGCAGGCACTTATTCCCACCCATTGCCAGGGCGTTGGCGTGGGATAGCTAGCTAGCTTGGTGGCAAGCCAAAAGCTGGCTGAGCCAGCCGTTATGCTCCCATAGAACATGACCCTGGCCCTGATCCATTCGTCCTCTGGGTCGATCATACCTTTAATTCCCCGGTAGTTATCAGGGTTATGGTCTACAAGGGCAAAGTCGGCATCATTGAGCATCATGCCCTTGAGCAGGTAAGCCATCTCGAGCTGCTCAGCGGGGGAGAGCTTGGGAAAGTTGTCGGTGATGAGCTGCCGCTGCTGGTTGATGGCCGTTATAAAAGCCGGCTCTAGCTGAATCACTGGGTCTGCAACATGGGCCTGAAACCGCGTTGCAATCTGCCCCAACTCGGTCGTGAAGGTGCTGGCGACTGCTCCCGGGTCTGTGATGGGGGTATAAGTACCCACCGTCATGTCTAGTTGCTTATTGATGCCAATACCACTGTAGTCGATTGTCACCTTACCCTCCGGCAGGATGGGCATCACGAAAGCTACTTTATTGGAGTCTCCTTCGATTGCCATTACCTCCTTGCCACCCACTTTTATCATGGAGGTAGCCGTGATTGTTGGCTTAGCGTCAGCCTTGGCAATCACGAACTGCCCGGGGGTTGCCGAGTTCGTGACAAGTGTGATGGACCCTTGCGGGGTAGTTGGATTGCTTGGTCCTGGGTCTTGATCGGAGGAGCCGCAGGCGGCCACGAAGAATAGGGCCAGAAAGTAGAGTAGGATTCTTTTCATGTGCGGGGAAATAGGCCGTTCTTCGACCTGCTTATGCAGCTGGCTGCTTATTATACCCAGCAAATGTATCGCTATACCAATGGGAGTAAAATACCCATAAGTAGGTATTTTATGCTGGGTGCTACGTAATACATGGGATGGTTTAGCTATGACTTCCTCGGCCACCAACGACACCGCCGAGCTGACCAGCCACAACGCCTTTATCACGGCCATGACGCCGGTCATCCCGGCCCTGCCCGCCGGCAAGAACCGCGAAAAACAAGAGAATGAGTTGCGCGTCAGCACCGACCGGCGCGACGCGCTGCTGGCCCGCCAGAATCAGGTCGGCCCCGAAGTACTGGTGGAGGCGGAAGCCGAGGCCGGCCTGATTGATATCCAGGTACCCTTCATCCAGAACTTCATTGCCAAGGTCACGGCCCACCGGGCCACCCTGAGCGCCGCTCAATACCAATAAAGGCCGCCCCGGAGTACCGGGGCGGCCTTTGTGTGTTTGGTGGGCAGGGGGGGGGGCTACACCAGCGGCAGCAGGGTTTCGAGGCCCATCCCGCGGGAGCCTTTAATCAGGATCTGCTTGCCCGTGAGATGCTGCTCGGTGAGCCAGGCGGCGGCTTCCTGCTTGGTGGGGAAGTGCCGAAACCCGGGCTGCACGGCGGCGTGCTGCATGTCGGCGCCGCAGAGCAGCACGGTTTCGAATGGCTGAGTGGCCAGCAGCTCGCCCAGGGCCTGGTGCTCGGCCACGCTGTCCTCGCCCAGCTCGAACATGTCACCCAGAATTACCACTTTCTCCCCCGTGGCGGGGCGGGCGGCAAAGCTGGTCAGGGCCGCGGCCATGGAGGAGGGGTTGGCATTGTAGGCGTCGAGCACTACTTCGTTGCGGGCGGTGCGCACCAGCTGGGAGCGGTTGTTGGTGGGCGCGTAGCTGGCCAGGGCGGCGGCAATATCGGTGGTCGGGACCTGGAAGTGGGCCCCCACGGCGGCGGCGGCGGCCAAATTCAGGAAGTTGTAGCCGCCCGTAATCTGGGCTTCCACCACAGTGCCGTCGAAGAGGCGCAGCACCACCTGGGGCGCGGCTTCGAGCAGCTCGGCAGGGTAGGTGTCGCCGGCGGTAGGGTAGGTGATTCGCTCGGCCACTACCTGCGCCAGGCCGGGCAGCTTGGGGTCGGCGGTATTGACGAAGGCCGTGCCGCCGGTAGCGGCCAGAAAGCGGAACAGCTCACTTTTACCCTTGGCAATGCCTTCCTCGCCGCCGAAGCCTTCGAGGTGGGCCTTGCCGATGTTGGTAATCAGGCCGTGGGTGGGCTCGGCCAGGCGGCTGAGCAAGTCGATTTCGCCCTGGTGGTTGGCACCCATTTCCACGATGGCCACTTCGTGCTGCCCGGGCCGGATGGTGAGCAGGGTGAGGGGCACGCCGATGTGGTTGTTGAGGTTGCCGCGGGTGTACTGCACGGCGTAGCGGCGGCTGAGCACGGCGTAGAGCAGCTCCTTGGTCGTGGTTTTGCCGTTGGAGCCGGTAATGCCGATAACCGGAATGGAAAGCTGGCGGCGGTGGTGCTGGGCCAGCTGCTGCAGGGCCAGCAGCGGGTCGGGTGCGTAGGTGTAGCGCGCCGGGTCGGAAGCGGCCAGGGCCTCATCGTCCACCACGGCGTAGCGGGCCCCCTTGGCCAGGGCCTGGGCGGCAAAGTCGCGCCCCCGGAACGAAGGGCCGTTCAGGGCAAAAAACAAGGTGTCGGTCTGGTCCTGGCGCGAGTCGGTGCTGACGGCCGCGCACTGCGTGAAACGGGCGTATAACGCCGTGCTGTCTTCCATACTGATTCTGCGTAACTTGGGGCTACTTTATTCTGCTCTACTTGCTGTGCTACCGATGCGACAATTCCTTGCTATCCTCTTCCTGCTAAGTGCCTTCGGCGGCCTGGCCGAACCAGCTGCCGCCCAGACGCCGTTCGGGTTTGAATATCGGTCGGTGGCAAATGTAGTACACGGCACCCAGACCCTGGCCGCGCCCTGGGTTGGGGGCCTGAACACCGCCCAGTTTTCGAGCATCGACCTGGACGGCGACGCCCGCAACGACCTCTACCTCTTCGACCGGCAGACGCGGCGCTCCTACACCTACCTGAACGCGGCCAACCCCGCGACCGGCGGCCGGATGTGGCAGTACGCCCCCGAGTACCAGTCGCTGTTTCCCAAGGAGCTCAATAACTGGGTGCAGCTGCGCGACTACGACTGCGACGGTCGCCCCGATATCTTCACCATGGGCTCCATCAGCGGCAGCATCCGGGTGTACCGCAACGTGGCCACTGGCGGCGGGCGGCCCGCTTTCCAGCTTATCACCGACGAGCTGCTTTACGTCTCGGGTGGGAGCCAGATCAACATCAACACCGGGGGCTACAACACGCCCGCCATTGAGGACGTGAACGGCGACGGCCGCCTCGACATTACCACCTTTAATTACATCAACAGCACCACCATTCACTGCTTTCTGAACACCAGCACCGCGGCCTGCGGCGGCCTGACCTTCGCCTTCAGCAGTCCGCGCTGGGGCGGGGTGAAAGTGTGCTACTCGACGTGCTCGTCCTTCGTGTTCGGGACCGATGAGTGCCGCAGCGTGCTCAAGCCCAACCATACCAGCGGCAATAACCTGCTGCCCCTGGACCTGGACGGCGACGGCGACAAAGACCTGCTGACCGCGCGCGACAACTGCGCCGAGCTGGTGCGCCTTACCAACGAGGGCACCCAGGCCACGGCCGTCTTCTCGGCGGCGGGCCAAACGGCCAACTTCCCCGCCGCCACGCCCGTGCGCCTGCCTAACTTTCCGGCGCCCTACTCCCTGGACGTGACCTTCGACGGGCGGCCCGACCTGGTGTTGACGCCCAACGTGTACGACCACCTCGATACCATCGATACCCACCAGAACGTGTGGTTTTACGAAAACACCAGCGCAACGACGGTGCCCAGCTTTGCCTTCCGGCAGAATGATTTCCTGCAGAAAGACATGCTCGACACCGGCGACAAGGCCGCTCCGGCCTTCGGCGACCTGACCGGCGACGGACTCAAGGACCTGCTCATCGGCGGGGTGAGCCGGGCCACCGGCAAGGGCTTTTACCGCGCCTCGCTTTGGTTTTACCAGAACGTGGGCACGGCCAGTCAGCCCGTGTTCAAGCTCATTACCAACGACTACCTGGGTTTGTCGGGCAAAAAGTACGGCTCTTTGCGCCCGGTGCTGGTCGACCTGAACCGGGACGGGGCGCTGGATTTGGTGTTTTCGGCTTTCACACTGACCAACAGCTCCTACAATTTTATTGCCTACTGCCTCAACTCGGCCCCGGCCAGCCAGGCGGCCGTCTTTAATGCTGCCGCGCCCACGCTGCTGAGCAACCTGCCAAACCGCTCGTACGACACGCCCACCTTCACCGACATCGATGGCGACGGGTACGTGGATATGCTGCTCAGCACCAATACCAACTCCTTTGACTACCCCGGCGAGTCGCTGCGCTACTACCGCAATAATGGCAGCCAGCCGCTGAACGAGGCCTTCACGGTGGTCAACAACGACTACGGCCGCCTGCGTACCCCCACCAACGAGCGGCCCAACAACCTGGCCACGACCGTAGCCGATTTCGACGGCGACAACCAGCCCGACCTAGTCACCATTGATGAGCTCGGGCAGCTGCACTTCTACGGCAACTTCCGCGGCCAGAGTGGCCTGTTCATGGACCGCACCGACGTGCTCTACAACAAAACCCTGAGCCGCTTCGAAACCCTGGACCTGGGCTCCCGCATCGAAAACCTCTACACCCTGGCGGCCGCCGACGTCGACAATGACGGCAAGCCCGAGCTGTTTGTGGGCACCGAAGACGGCGGCGTGGTGGCCCTGGGCGTGCGCAGCGCCGTGCTCAGCACCAAGGGCGCCGTGGCCGCGCTGCCCCTGAGCGTGTATCCGAACCCGGCTACCACCACGGCCACCGTGCAAACGCCCCAGCCCACCCGCCTCACCGTGCTCGACGTGCTGGGCCGGCCCGTGCGCACTGCCGCCACGCTGCAAGTGCAGCACACCCTGGAGCTGCGCGGCTTAGCGCCCGGCGTGTACCTGGTGCGGGCCGAAACCGCCAAGGGCCAAACTGGAGTGCAGCGGCTGGTGGTGCAGTAGAAGCTGGCCAGTTTAAAACGATAAAAGCCGGACCTGCACACTGCGGGCCCGGCTTTTTTGGAAAGTGGAGCTTTCGTCTACTCCTGGTGCGTGAGAGCCGAAACCGGTTCCCCGAGGTAAAAAGCATCCCCGTCGTGCAGGGCCGGGAACCGCTCCCGAAAGGCTTCCAGGTCGGCGCGGCGCAGGGTGCGGGTGATGCTGGTTTCGTGGTTGCCGACTTCCACCAGATACTCCCCGCGCATGTCGAGCAGGGCTGAGTCGCCGGCGTAGGCCAGGCTGTTGCCATCAATACCCACCACGTTGACGCCGATGGTGTAGGCCAGGTTCTCGATGGCCCGGGCCCGCAGCAGCGTAATCCAGGCGGTGCGGCGCGAGGCGGGCCAGTTGGCCACGTACAGCAGTAAGTCGTAGGGGGCGGTGGCCGAGTTGCGGCTCCAGACCGGGAAGCGCAAATCGTAGCACACCAGCGGGCAGATGCGCCAGCCCCGCCACTCTTCTACCAGCCGCTCGGTACCGGCCGTGTACACGTCTTTTTCGCCGGCCACCCCGAACAGGTGGCGCTTGTTGTAGTAGCTCAGCATACCGTCGGGCCGCACCCACAGCAGGCGGTTGAAGTACTGGTCCTGGTCGCGAATGATGATGCTGCCGGTGACTACTGCGTCGCGGGAGGCGGCCAGCTGCTTCATCCAGGCCACGGAAGGACCGTCCATGGTTTCGGCCAGGTTGGCGGCGTCCATGCTGAAGCCGGTCGTAAACATTTCCGGCAGCACGATCAGGTCGGTCGGAATCGAAATTTCCTCGATATGCTGGCCGAGTTCGGCCCAGTTGGCGGCCGGGTCGTGCCATTGCAGGGAGGCTTGGACGAAGGAAACGGTTAAATCAGACACAGTGCAGTAGGTTGAGGTAGGAAAAAGGGCTGAGTGTTCTACTGAGAAATATACTGCTTATAAAAAGAATAATGCAAGATATTTATCAATCGTTCCTTCCTTTTTCGCACCGGTTTCCGGCAATATCACCGATTATTCTCAGGTGGCCACTACGGTGCCGCTAGATTTGGCTCAGACGCTCGGCGGCCAGGGCCAGGGTATCGTCGCGCTTGGCAAAGCAAAACCGGATCAGGCCGTGGTCCAGCCCGTCGTGGTAAAAAGCCGACACCGGAATGACGGCCACCCCCGATTCGCGGGTCAGGCGCTGGGCGAAGGCCACGTCGCCCTCACTTGAAATCGACTGGTAGCGGGCCAACTGAAAGTAGGAGCCGGGCGTGGGCAACAGCTCAAACCGCGAACCGGCCATGAGCTCCCCGAACAAGTCGCGCTTATGCTGGTAGAAAGCCGGCAGCGTGGCATATTGCTCGGGCTCCAGCAGCACGTCGGCCAGGGCGTGCTGAGCGGGCGTGCTCACGGCGAAAGTTACGAACTGGTGCACGCGGCGCACTTCGGCCGTAAGCAGGGGCGGGGCAATGCAGTAGCCCACTTTCCAGCCCGTAGCGTGGTATGTTTTGCCAAACGACGAGAGCACGAAGCTGCGTTCGGCCAAGGCCGGCACCTGCAGGGCGCTGGCGTGCTGCTGCCCGTCAAACACCATGTGCTCGTACACTTCGTCGCTGAGCAGAAAGGCGTCGGTATCGGCCAGCAGCCCGGCCAGCGTAGTCAGGTCTTGGAGGGTGAGCACCGCGCCCGAGGGGTTATGGGGCGTATTTATCATCACCAGCCGGGTGCGGGGCGTTAGGGCGGCTTGTACCAGGTCCCAGTCGGGCGTAAACTCCGGCACCCGCAGCGGCACGTACACCGGCACGCCGCCCTGCAGCCGGATGGCCGGGCCGTATAGGTCGTAGGCGGGCTCCAGCACCAATACTTCGTCGCCGGGGCGCACCACGGCGGCCAGCACGGCGTACAGGGCTTCGGTGGCCCCGCTGGTGACGGTAATTTCGGTAGTGGGGTCGGGGGCGGGCACCCCGTAGACGGCGGCGGTTTTGTGGCTGATGGCCTCGCGCAGCCGCGGCAGGCCGGGCATGGGCGCGTATTGGTGGTGGCC from Hymenobacter chitinivorans DSM 11115 includes these protein-coding regions:
- a CDS encoding methionine aminotransferase, coding for MPVPLLPSKLPDVGTSIFSVMSQLAAECGAINLAQGFPDYDPPQALTEALARHARTAGHHQYAPMPGLPRLREAISHKTAAVYGVPAPDPTTEITVTSGATEALYAVLAAVVRPGDEVLVLEPAYDLYGPAIRLQGGVPVYVPLRVPEFTPDWDLVQAALTPRTRLVMINTPHNPSGAVLTLQDLTTLAGLLADTDAFLLSDEVYEHMVFDGQQHASALQVPALAERSFVLSSFGKTYHATGWKVGYCIAPPLLTAEVRRVHQFVTFAVSTPAQHALADVLLEPEQYATLPAFYQHKRDLFGELMAGSRFELLPTPGSYFQLARYQSISSEGDVAFAQRLTRESGVAVIPVSAFYHDGLDHGLIRFCFAKRDDTLALAAERLSQI
- a CDS encoding UDP-N-acetylmuramoyl-tripeptide--D-alanyl-D-alanine ligase, with protein sequence MEDSTALYARFTQCAAVSTDSRQDQTDTLFFALNGPSFRGRDFAAQALAKGARYAVVDDEALAASDPARYTYAPDPLLALQQLAQHHRRQLSIPVIGITGSNGKTTTKELLYAVLSRRYAVQYTRGNLNNHIGVPLTLLTIRPGQHEVAIVEMGANHQGEIDLLSRLAEPTHGLITNIGKAHLEGFGGEEGIAKGKSELFRFLAATGGTAFVNTADPKLPGLAQVVAERITYPTAGDTYPAELLEAAPQVVLRLFDGTVVEAQITGGYNFLNLAAAAAVGAHFQVPTTDIAAALASYAPTNNRSQLVRTARNEVVLDAYNANPSSMAAALTSFAARPATGEKVVILGDMFELGEDSVAEHQALGELLATQPFETVLLCGADMQHAAVQPGFRHFPTKQEAAAWLTEQHLTGKQILIKGSRGMGLETLLPLV
- a CDS encoding T9SS type A sorting domain-containing protein codes for the protein MRQFLAILFLLSAFGGLAEPAAAQTPFGFEYRSVANVVHGTQTLAAPWVGGLNTAQFSSIDLDGDARNDLYLFDRQTRRSYTYLNAANPATGGRMWQYAPEYQSLFPKELNNWVQLRDYDCDGRPDIFTMGSISGSIRVYRNVATGGGRPAFQLITDELLYVSGGSQININTGGYNTPAIEDVNGDGRLDITTFNYINSTTIHCFLNTSTAACGGLTFAFSSPRWGGVKVCYSTCSSFVFGTDECRSVLKPNHTSGNNLLPLDLDGDGDKDLLTARDNCAELVRLTNEGTQATAVFSAAGQTANFPAATPVRLPNFPAPYSLDVTFDGRPDLVLTPNVYDHLDTIDTHQNVWFYENTSATTVPSFAFRQNDFLQKDMLDTGDKAAPAFGDLTGDGLKDLLIGGVSRATGKGFYRASLWFYQNVGTASQPVFKLITNDYLGLSGKKYGSLRPVLVDLNRDGALDLVFSAFTLTNSSYNFIAYCLNSAPASQAAVFNAAAPTLLSNLPNRSYDTPTFTDIDGDGYVDMLLSTNTNSFDYPGESLRYYRNNGSQPLNEAFTVVNNDYGRLRTPTNERPNNLATTVADFDGDNQPDLVTIDELGQLHFYGNFRGQSGLFMDRTDVLYNKTLSRFETLDLGSRIENLYTLAAADVDNDGKPELFVGTEDGGVVALGVRSAVLSTKGAVAALPLSVYPNPATTTATVQTPQPTRLTVLDVLGRPVRTAATLQVQHTLELRGLAPGVYLVRAETAKGQTGVQRLVVQ
- a CDS encoding amidohydrolase, coding for MSDLTVSFVQASLQWHDPAANWAELGQHIEEISIPTDLIVLPEMFTTGFSMDAANLAETMDGPSVAWMKQLAASRDAVVTGSIIIRDQDQYFNRLLWVRPDGMLSYYNKRHLFGVAGEKDVYTAGTERLVEEWRGWRICPLVCYDLRFPVWSRNSATAPYDLLLYVANWPASRRTAWITLLRARAIENLAYTIGVNVVGIDGNSLAYAGDSALLDMRGEYLVEVGNHETSITRTLRRADLEAFRERFPALHDGDAFYLGEPVSALTHQE